One part of the Arabidopsis thaliana chromosome 1 sequence genome encodes these proteins:
- a CDS encoding uncharacterized protein (unknown protein; FUNCTIONS IN: molecular_function unknown; INVOLVED IN: biological_process unknown; LOCATED IN: endomembrane system; BEST Arabidopsis thaliana protein match is: unknown protein (TAIR:AT1G62000.1); Has 131 Blast hits to 122 proteins in 40 species: Archae - 0; Bacteria - 73; Metazoa - 10; Fungi - 6; Plants - 37; Viruses - 0; Other Eukaryotes - 5 (source: NCBI BLink).) translates to MNATKFVVLLVISVLCAIVTARHVEEVSKETKLGTSLPKSTTKGIGAQLSAAGITSSSSDVYSSATGFNNPKGPDANAYENGYTSTSGQVIAKGRKARVSSASASTAKGDAKAAVTRKAAAARANGKVASASRVKGSSEKKKGKGKKGKGKKD, encoded by the coding sequence atGAATGCCACAAAGTTTGTTGTGCTTCTCGTGATTAGCGTTTTGTGTGCCATTGTCACCGCAAGGCATGTCGAAGAAGTGTCTAAAGAGACCAAATTAGGCACCTCTCTTCCAAAAAGTACTACCAAAGGCATTGGAGCTCAGCTTTCTGCTGCTGGTATTACTTCCAGCAGTAGTGATGTCTATAGCTCTGCTACTGGTTTCAACAATCCCAAAGGTCCAGACGCTAATGCATACGAAAATGGCTACACAAGTACCAGCGGACAAGTCATTGCCAAGGGTCGCAAGGCAAGAGTTTCTTCTGCAAGTGCTTCTACCGCTAAAGGTGATGCTAAAGCTGCAGTGACTCGCAAAGCTGCTGCTGCACGAGCAAATGGTAAGGTAGCTTCGGCATCAAGGGTGAAGGGTTCctctgagaagaagaagggcaAAGGAAAGAAGGGCAAAGGAAAAAAGGATTGA
- a CDS encoding uncharacterized protein (unknown protein; FUNCTIONS IN: molecular_function unknown; INVOLVED IN: biological_process unknown; LOCATED IN: endomembrane system; BEST Arabidopsis thaliana protein match is: unknown protein (TAIR:AT1G62000.1); Has 41 Blast hits to 41 proteins in 5 species: Archae - 0; Bacteria - 2; Metazoa - 1; Fungi - 2; Plants - 36; Viruses - 0; Other Eukaryotes - 0 (source: NCBI BLink).): MNAIKFVVLLLIGVVCVNVGAIRQLEKRSKETELSVSLPKATKGVGAEFTVTVYTQSIGDGNGFGDAKIKGRKGSSSNAIGSGSGITSGYVIAKGPNATAFSRSIAFGLGQANAVAGRKGATAKGNGFGRGITTAFGSTGPKP; encoded by the coding sequence ATGAATGCTATTAAGTTTGTTGTACTTCTCTTGATTGGAGTTGTATGTGTCAATGTTGGTGCAATTAGGCAACTCGAGAAAAGATCCAAAGAGACCGAATTAAGCGTCTCTCTTCCCAAAGCTACCAAAGGCGTTGGAGCTGAATTTACAGTTACTGTTTATACTCAGTCTATAGGTGATGGCAATGGCTTTGGTGATGCTAAAATAAAGGGTCGCAAAGGTTCCAGCAGCAATGCAATTGGAAGCGGCTCCGGAATTACTAGTGGATATGTCATTGCAAAGGGTCCCAACGCAACAGCTTTTTCTAGGAGTATTGCTTTCGGTCTAGGCCAAGCTAATGCTGTAGCGGGTCGCAAAGGTGCAACCGCCAAAGGAAATGGTTTTGGACGTGGCATTACTACTGCATTTGGCAGCACCGGGCCTAAACCGTGA